A single region of the Saprospiraceae bacterium genome encodes:
- a CDS encoding zinc-dependent metalloprotease, protein MKNFKLRAPLIALVLFSVCSFLSQPLLGQKRPTDTTSKSDTTAEKSKKEKSPFKPYKDVITEKAQSDEGLFTVHRVDDKWYYEIPNKELGIEMLWISRIRAIPTDFSPYLNAGSKIEEQVVRWERNGNNILVRIASYQNVADENLAIHESVRKNNFEPIWQSFKIEALNQDSSGVIIDVTALFAKGGVNEIPDRIKKDQKVSAADPTRSFIDTIRAFPINVEVIHTVTYKAAADSRSARSGALSIQWNQSMIRLPEKPMMARQYDPRVGWFTIGQTDYGSDALKSDSKRYIRRWRLEPKDPAAYARGELVEPIKPIVYYLDPGTPEKLRPYMKAGVEEWQKVFETAGFKNAIICKDPPTPEEDPEFSPEDARYSVVRYVASTTRNAVGPSVSDPRTGEIIESDIIWYHNHLRSYRNRYLLETGAANPSARTLNTPQEDIGEMMKMVIAHEIGHALGLPHNMKASSAYPVDSLRSGPFTQKYGIATTIMDYARYNYVAQPGDEGIRFVRQIGPYDHYAINWGYRLVPNATTTESELATLDQWIREKVDDPRFQFGSGSGGEDPDSQTECVGDDAVKASSYGLANLKLVAPKLIDWTTKDTKDYADLEELYGELIDVWSRYIGHVVTNIGGVYQNTKKADQAGVVYTPVPAEKQKAAMQFLNEHVFATPDWLLDEEILRRIESNGALERIRSLQTRYLRSVLSTRRLQRMMEATAFAGNRSYQPMEMCASLRRGIWTEIYTNAPIDVYRRNLQRAYLDQLEELLNPPKPSGGASGFSFGPPTTPLSQSDIWPMIKAELKVLDKDLKKALPKANDSMTKYHLEDARDRIAEMLGGED, encoded by the coding sequence GTGAAAAACTTCAAGCTCAGAGCGCCACTCATTGCCCTAGTCCTTTTCAGTGTCTGTTCGTTTTTATCCCAACCTTTATTGGGCCAAAAAAGGCCAACGGATACTACCAGCAAATCGGACACCACCGCTGAAAAATCTAAAAAAGAAAAATCACCTTTTAAGCCTTACAAAGATGTCATTACGGAAAAAGCCCAAAGTGATGAGGGCTTATTTACTGTCCACCGGGTAGATGACAAATGGTATTACGAGATTCCGAATAAGGAATTGGGTATTGAAATGTTGTGGATCAGTCGGATCAGGGCCATTCCGACGGATTTTAGTCCCTACCTGAATGCAGGATCCAAGATCGAGGAACAAGTCGTCCGTTGGGAGCGCAATGGCAACAATATTCTGGTCAGAATTGCCTCCTACCAAAATGTAGCCGACGAAAACCTGGCCATTCACGAATCCGTTCGAAAAAACAACTTTGAGCCTATCTGGCAATCCTTTAAGATAGAAGCCTTAAACCAGGATTCTTCAGGGGTAATCATTGATGTCACTGCTCTTTTCGCGAAAGGCGGTGTCAATGAGATTCCTGATCGGATAAAAAAAGACCAGAAAGTGTCGGCTGCCGATCCAACGCGTTCTTTTATTGATACCATTCGCGCGTTTCCCATCAATGTTGAGGTTATTCATACGGTGACCTACAAAGCTGCTGCCGATTCGAGGAGTGCAAGATCAGGAGCCCTTTCCATCCAATGGAATCAATCCATGATCCGATTGCCAGAAAAACCCATGATGGCACGCCAGTATGATCCGCGCGTGGGCTGGTTTACCATTGGGCAGACCGACTACGGTTCGGATGCCCTCAAATCGGATAGCAAACGCTACATCCGTCGCTGGCGCCTGGAGCCCAAAGACCCTGCCGCCTACGCACGCGGAGAACTCGTAGAACCCATCAAACCTATTGTTTATTACCTGGACCCCGGCACCCCAGAAAAACTCCGCCCTTATATGAAGGCTGGGGTAGAAGAATGGCAAAAAGTATTTGAAACGGCTGGTTTTAAAAATGCCATTATCTGCAAAGACCCACCTACGCCCGAAGAAGATCCAGAATTCAGTCCGGAGGACGCCCGTTACTCGGTGGTTCGTTATGTGGCCAGCACCACCAGAAACGCGGTGGGCCCTAGCGTAAGCGACCCCCGCACCGGCGAAATCATTGAAAGTGATATCATTTGGTACCATAACCATTTACGTTCTTACCGAAACCGCTATTTATTGGAAACGGGTGCCGCTAACCCTAGTGCCAGGACCCTAAATACGCCACAAGAAGATATTGGCGAAATGATGAAAATGGTGATTGCCCATGAAATCGGCCACGCCTTAGGCTTGCCACACAATATGAAGGCGAGCTCGGCCTACCCTGTAGATTCTCTGCGTTCTGGACCATTTACGCAGAAATATGGCATTGCAACGACTATAATGGATTATGCCCGGTACAATTATGTGGCTCAACCTGGAGATGAAGGCATCCGTTTTGTTCGGCAAATTGGCCCATATGACCATTACGCCATCAACTGGGGGTATCGATTGGTTCCCAATGCCACTACGACGGAAAGTGAGTTGGCTACTTTGGACCAATGGATTCGCGAGAAGGTGGACGACCCTCGCTTTCAATTTGGCAGTGGCTCGGGAGGCGAAGACCCTGATTCTCAGACGGAGTGTGTGGGAGACGATGCGGTAAAAGCCAGTAGCTATGGCTTGGCGAATCTAAAGCTAGTGGCGCCCAAACTAATAGACTGGACGACTAAGGACACCAAAGATTATGCTGACCTGGAGGAACTGTATGGCGAACTGATCGATGTTTGGAGTCGCTATATTGGCCATGTGGTCACCAACATTGGCGGTGTTTATCAAAACACCAAAAAGGCAGACCAGGCCGGGGTCGTTTATACACCTGTTCCAGCCGAAAAACAAAAGGCGGCCATGCAGTTTCTGAATGAGCATGTTTTCGCTACGCCAGATTGGCTCCTGGATGAGGAAATATTACGCCGGATAGAATCAAATGGTGCCCTGGAACGGATCCGATCGCTGCAAACCCGTTATTTGAGAAGTGTCTTGAGTACGCGCCGATTACAACGCATGATGGAGGCAACGGCTTTTGCAGGCAACCGCTCCTATCAACCTATGGAGATGTGCGCTAGCCTCAGAAGGGGCATTTGGACCGAAATATATACCAATGCCCCGATTGATGTGTATCGCCGAAACTTACAAAGAGCCTATTTGGACCAATTGGAGGAGTTGCTAAATCCGCCAAAACCTTCTGGCGGCGCCTCTGGCTTTTCTTTTGGTCCGCCAACTACGCCACTGAGCCAATCAGATATCTGGCCCATGATAAAAGCAGAGTTGAAGGTATTGGATAAAGATCTAAAAAAGGCTTTACCCAAGGCGAATGACAGCATGACCAAGTATCACCTGGAGGATGCGCGAGATCGGATTGCAGAAATGCTTGGAGGAGAAGATTAA
- the hutG gene encoding formimidoylglutamase gives MDSTFYQPPNPANWTGRVDQAADIRFHQRVQCIDLRKEGWKHSGHKAALLGFCCDEGVRRNQGRVGAAEGPAALRKAMASFAWHFGNDFQLMDAGDISCLGDDLEGAQQALANCVAAIVEQAAFPIIMGGGHETAWGSYLGLRQAIGAEARIGIINFDAHFDLRHPVYGANSGTPFWQMAEWCAQRDTAFSYFCLGINATGNTSSLFAKAKELDVTYLTTEEMSQWPNASIMAPLQAFIAQQDMLYLTIDLDAFDAAFAPGVSAAAALGLWPHQILPFLEIIAVSGKLKVCDICELNPRYDIDQRTAKLGASLIARILKFLNLFC, from the coding sequence ATGGATAGCACATTTTATCAACCCCCAAACCCGGCAAACTGGACTGGTCGAGTAGATCAGGCAGCGGATATTCGGTTTCACCAGCGCGTACAGTGCATTGATCTGAGAAAGGAAGGCTGGAAACACAGTGGCCATAAGGCTGCCCTCCTCGGTTTTTGCTGTGACGAAGGGGTACGGCGGAACCAAGGGCGAGTGGGAGCAGCGGAAGGTCCCGCAGCCTTAAGGAAGGCGATGGCTTCTTTTGCCTGGCATTTTGGGAACGATTTTCAGCTAATGGATGCCGGGGATATTAGCTGTCTGGGTGATGACCTGGAGGGTGCACAGCAGGCTTTGGCCAATTGTGTAGCTGCAATCGTAGAGCAAGCCGCATTTCCAATTATAATGGGTGGGGGGCATGAAACAGCCTGGGGGAGCTATTTAGGCTTGCGGCAGGCAATAGGTGCCGAAGCGAGGATCGGCATTATCAATTTTGATGCGCATTTTGACCTACGCCACCCTGTGTATGGGGCCAACTCCGGGACGCCTTTTTGGCAGATGGCCGAGTGGTGTGCTCAACGCGACACGGCCTTCTCTTATTTTTGTTTGGGTATCAATGCCACTGGAAACACCTCCTCCTTATTTGCTAAAGCAAAGGAATTGGACGTCACCTATCTGACGACGGAAGAAATGAGTCAATGGCCCAATGCATCAATAATGGCGCCACTCCAGGCTTTTATAGCCCAACAGGATATGCTTTATCTGACGATTGATCTGGATGCTTTTGATGCGGCTTTTGCACCAGGCGTCAGCGCAGCAGCAGCACTGGGCCTGTGGCCACACCAGATACTGCCCTTTCTGGAGATCATAGCTGTTTCTGGAAAACTCAAGGTGTGTGATATTTGCGAGCTCAATCCTCGCTATGATATTGATCAGCGAACGGCCAAATTGGGGGCTAGTTTAATAGCCAGGATCTTGAAATTTCTTAATTTGTTTTGCTGA
- the hutI gene encoding imidazolonepropionase, with protein MHKSFALGPFCQLLTMRHLPLKGPLRDEQLEVIEQGGVIIRDGKIAAIGPFERIRRVAKEDGLGIKAIEKPMVALPGFIDAHTHLCFAGSRAKDYALRAEGKTYLEIAKAGGGIWDTVMKTRAAAPAELEALSVQRAQRHFLGGVTTIEVKSGYTLTIEGELKMLRAIQATQTQVKADLIPTCLPAHIVPKDFIGDEIAYIQHMLTHFFPIVQAEGLAQRADIFVEEGAFSVKAATLYMQALQQQGFDLTVHADQFSLGGSALAVRHKARSADHLEASGEAEIKALAASEVIPVALPGASIGLGCEFAPGRRLLDAGASLAIASDWNPGSAPMGDLLTVASIYGMFEKLSTAEVLAGIGFRAAAALGLSDRGRLIEGQIADIVAFPVDDYREILYQQGQLRPGGVWKRGR; from the coding sequence ATGCATAAATCCTTCGCCCTGGGCCCCTTTTGCCAACTACTGACGATGCGACACCTGCCGCTCAAAGGCCCCCTACGAGACGAGCAGCTGGAGGTCATTGAACAGGGGGGGGTGATCATCCGAGACGGAAAGATTGCAGCCATAGGCCCTTTCGAACGAATCCGGCGAGTTGCCAAAGAAGACGGACTTGGAATCAAAGCCATAGAAAAGCCTATGGTCGCCTTACCGGGCTTCATCGATGCCCATACCCACCTCTGTTTTGCCGGCTCCAGGGCCAAGGATTACGCCCTGCGCGCCGAAGGAAAAACCTACCTGGAGATAGCCAAAGCGGGAGGAGGGATTTGGGATACGGTAATGAAAACACGTGCTGCCGCTCCTGCGGAGCTTGAAGCCCTGAGCGTTCAGCGTGCCCAACGCCATTTTTTGGGTGGCGTCACAACCATAGAAGTCAAAAGTGGCTATACCCTGACCATAGAAGGGGAACTAAAAATGCTAAGGGCTATCCAGGCTACCCAAACCCAGGTCAAAGCCGATCTTATTCCGACCTGTCTTCCTGCCCATATTGTTCCAAAAGATTTTATTGGCGATGAAATAGCTTATATTCAGCATATGCTGACCCACTTCTTCCCTATAGTCCAGGCAGAAGGCTTAGCCCAACGTGCGGATATTTTCGTTGAAGAAGGTGCTTTCTCCGTCAAAGCAGCCACCTTATATATGCAGGCATTACAGCAACAAGGCTTTGACCTAACGGTCCATGCCGATCAGTTTTCGCTTGGCGGGAGTGCCTTGGCGGTCCGGCATAAAGCGAGAAGTGCCGACCACCTGGAAGCATCGGGAGAGGCCGAGATCAAAGCCTTGGCAGCCAGTGAAGTCATTCCCGTGGCCCTGCCGGGCGCCTCGATTGGACTGGGCTGCGAATTTGCGCCCGGGCGCCGCTTACTCGACGCGGGCGCTTCCCTGGCCATCGCCTCCGACTGGAATCCAGGCTCCGCCCCTATGGGCGATTTACTTACGGTGGCCAGTATCTACGGAATGTTTGAAAAACTGAGCACGGCGGAAGTGCTAGCAGGCATTGGCTTTCGCGCCGCCGCCGCACTCGGCTTGTCGGACCGAGGACGGCTGATCGAGGGGCAAATAGCCGATATCGTGGCCTTCCCTGTCGACGATTATCGCGAAATCCTTTACCAGCAAGGGCAATTGCGACCGGGGGGTGTGTGGAAGCGGGGACGGTGA
- the hutU gene encoding urocanate hydratase, producing the protein MKYSDFIEKYATHPHYKSPTGNTLHAKSWQTEAPLRMLLNNLDAEVAEDPNKLIVYGGTGQAARNVSALQKIIKCLLELDEDHSLLVQSGKAVGIVRSHPNAPRVLIANSNLVPAWANWAHFEELKTRGLMMFGQMTAGSWIYIGSQGILQGTYETFVACGQKYFGGDLRHRLLVTGGLGGMGGAQPLAATMAGATFLGVDVDPARIEKRLATRYIDKMTYHYEEAKAWALAAKEKGKAISIGLVGDIGNVLEQLLKDGIIPDILTDQTSAHDPVHGYIPHDVSLAAALDLRKADPALYLEKSLKSMARHVGLMLDMQKRGSVVFDYGNNLREFARQGGEANAFNFQGFVPEFIRPLFCEGKGPFRWAALSGDPEDIYTTDRALMAAFPENTHLINWLQQAQDKVAFQGLPCRICWLGMGEREKAGLLFNDLVKTGKLKAPIVIGRDHLDCGSVASPNRETEGMKDGSDAVSDWPLLNLMSNAVGGATWISFHHGGGVGMGFSQHAGMVILADGTEAAAKRIRRTLYNDPAMGIFRHADAGYTLAEETGRTFDLLID; encoded by the coding sequence ATGAAGTATTCGGACTTTATTGAAAAATATGCCACACACCCACATTACAAATCGCCGACCGGTAATACCCTACATGCCAAGTCCTGGCAAACGGAGGCCCCGCTGCGCATGTTGCTGAACAACCTCGATGCCGAGGTGGCTGAGGACCCCAACAAACTGATCGTCTACGGCGGCACTGGCCAGGCTGCCCGCAATGTCTCTGCCTTGCAAAAAATCATAAAATGCCTATTGGAATTGGACGAAGACCATAGCCTATTGGTGCAGTCAGGCAAAGCCGTCGGCATCGTTCGCAGCCATCCCAACGCGCCCAGGGTGCTCATCGCCAATAGCAACCTGGTGCCAGCCTGGGCCAATTGGGCACATTTTGAGGAGTTGAAAACGCGGGGCTTGATGATGTTTGGGCAAATGACAGCAGGCAGCTGGATCTATATCGGCTCTCAGGGTATTCTGCAAGGGACCTATGAAACCTTTGTTGCTTGTGGTCAAAAATATTTTGGAGGAGACCTGCGGCATCGACTGCTCGTGACAGGTGGCCTAGGTGGAATGGGTGGCGCACAACCATTAGCCGCTACCATGGCGGGGGCCACTTTCCTGGGGGTAGACGTCGATCCCGCACGCATTGAAAAACGACTGGCAACCCGCTATATCGATAAAATGACCTACCACTACGAGGAGGCAAAAGCGTGGGCCCTGGCAGCCAAAGAGAAAGGGAAGGCGATCTCTATTGGACTGGTGGGAGACATCGGTAATGTCTTGGAACAATTGCTGAAAGATGGGATTATTCCCGATATTTTGACGGATCAAACCTCAGCGCATGACCCTGTTCACGGCTATATTCCACATGATGTAAGCTTGGCAGCGGCCTTGGATTTGCGAAAAGCAGACCCCGCGCTTTATCTGGAGAAGTCGCTTAAGTCAATGGCACGGCATGTTGGTTTGATGTTGGACATGCAAAAGCGCGGAAGTGTCGTTTTTGATTATGGCAATAACTTAAGAGAATTTGCTCGTCAGGGTGGCGAAGCCAATGCCTTCAATTTCCAGGGTTTCGTCCCTGAATTTATTCGCCCCTTGTTTTGCGAAGGCAAAGGCCCTTTCCGCTGGGCGGCGCTGTCTGGTGATCCCGAAGATATTTACACCACCGATCGCGCCTTGATGGCCGCATTTCCCGAAAACACCCATTTGATCAATTGGCTGCAACAAGCGCAGGACAAAGTAGCCTTTCAGGGCCTCCCCTGCCGGATTTGCTGGTTGGGCATGGGCGAACGCGAAAAAGCCGGGCTTCTTTTTAATGATTTGGTGAAAACCGGAAAGCTAAAAGCGCCGATCGTAATTGGCCGTGACCACCTTGATTGTGGCTCCGTCGCTTCTCCTAATCGAGAAACGGAAGGAATGAAGGACGGCAGCGACGCAGTGTCGGATTGGCCACTGCTCAACCTGATGTCCAATGCCGTTGGCGGAGCTACCTGGATCTCTTTCCACCATGGCGGAGGCGTGGGGATGGGATTTTCGCAGCATGCCGGTATGGTTATCCTCGCAGATGGGACGGAAGCAGCTGCCAAACGCATCCGGCGCACCCTTTATAATGACCCCGCCATGGGCATTTTCCGCCATGCCGATGCAGGCTATACATTGGCTGAAGAGACGGGGCGCACCTTTGATTTGTTGATAGACTAA
- the hutH gene encoding histidine ammonia-lyase, translating into MSKPLFQYGAAQLSIGLALEIARGQRQGILDPQSISKIQQSRQLVEQVVSEERIVYGVTTGFGPLCTTFVSGRLSNELQHNLLKSHSVGVGPAIPPEIAKLMLILKVQALAQGYSGIALSTLERILWHIDEDVIPVVPAQGSVGASGDLAPLSHLFLPLIGLGKVYHQGILKPAAEVLQQYQLKPLQLQAKEGLALINGTQFMSAYGVAVAARLQSCLDQADIIAAMMLEALTGSAKPFHPDLHRLRPHLGCSYVAERLRHLLAESAIMKSHEDCARVQDPYSLRCIPQVHGASRQAWLHLKEAIHTEINSVTDNPILLDEVNIISGGNFHGQPIALPLDYATMAAAELGNISDRRIYLSIEGKMPGVPKLLMEEVGLNSGFMIPQYTTAALVSENKTLCFPASVDSIPTSLGQEDHVSMGSISGRKAYQVIENLEQILGIELLYAAQGLDFQRPLTSSPLVEACYMAVRDQVGHRTADTLFVDEIDLLISMVRTETLTSITEEVAQAYQLSFKNKQHEVFGLY; encoded by the coding sequence ATGAGTAAACCGCTTTTTCAATATGGTGCAGCACAACTCTCCATCGGTTTGGCACTGGAAATTGCGAGAGGGCAGCGCCAAGGCATCCTGGATCCGCAGAGCATCAGCAAGATTCAGCAAAGCCGCCAACTGGTGGAACAGGTGGTCAGCGAAGAACGCATTGTATATGGGGTAACGACAGGTTTTGGCCCCTTGTGTACCACCTTCGTCTCGGGTCGCCTTTCTAATGAATTGCAGCATAATTTATTGAAGAGTCATAGTGTGGGCGTGGGGCCAGCTATCCCCCCGGAAATAGCCAAACTAATGCTCATTCTTAAGGTGCAGGCTTTAGCCCAAGGCTATTCGGGCATTGCTTTGTCCACCTTGGAACGCATTTTATGGCATATCGACGAAGATGTTATTCCTGTTGTCCCGGCCCAAGGCTCGGTAGGAGCTTCCGGCGATCTGGCCCCCCTGTCTCATTTGTTTTTACCGCTGATTGGCTTGGGAAAGGTTTACCACCAGGGGATTTTAAAACCTGCTGCGGAGGTCTTACAGCAATACCAACTGAAACCCTTGCAATTGCAGGCAAAGGAAGGACTGGCTTTAATCAATGGCACCCAATTTATGTCCGCCTATGGGGTAGCCGTAGCCGCGCGTTTGCAAAGCTGCCTGGATCAGGCCGATATCATTGCGGCCATGATGCTCGAAGCCCTCACCGGCTCCGCCAAACCTTTTCACCCTGATCTGCATCGATTACGTCCTCACCTCGGCTGTAGCTATGTAGCCGAGCGGCTTAGACATTTGCTAGCGGAATCGGCCATCATGAAATCCCACGAAGATTGTGCCCGCGTCCAGGACCCCTATTCTTTGCGTTGCATCCCTCAGGTGCACGGCGCTTCCCGGCAAGCCTGGCTCCACCTCAAGGAAGCCATACATACCGAAATTAACTCGGTGACGGATAACCCCATTTTACTCGACGAAGTCAATATCATCAGCGGCGGAAATTTTCATGGCCAACCTATTGCCCTACCACTCGACTACGCTACAATGGCCGCTGCCGAATTAGGCAATATCTCGGATCGCCGAATCTACCTGAGCATCGAAGGAAAAATGCCCGGCGTACCCAAATTACTCATGGAAGAAGTCGGACTCAACTCTGGTTTTATGATTCCACAATATACCACCGCCGCTTTGGTATCGGAAAATAAAACCCTTTGTTTCCCAGCTTCTGTAGACAGCATTCCTACCTCCCTGGGACAGGAAGACCATGTGAGCATGGGGTCTATCAGTGGGCGAAAGGCCTACCAGGTCATTGAAAACCTGGAGCAAATCCTTGGAATCGAATTGTTGTATGCCGCGCAGGGGCTAGACTTTCAGCGCCCGCTAACATCCAGTCCATTAGTGGAAGCCTGTTATATGGCGGTGAGGGACCAAGTAGGCCATCGCACAGCCGACACCCTTTTTGTCGATGAAATCGATTTGCTCATTAGCATGGTCAGAACCGAAACATTAACTAGCATTACGGAGGAAGTCGCTCAAGCATATCAACTTTCTTTTAAAAACAAACAGCATGAAGTATTCGGACTTTATTGA
- a CDS encoding bifunctional helix-turn-helix transcriptional regulator/GNAT family N-acetyltransferase gives MNFYQQAAGLILGTRLKRLSEKFLQEIGLIYQELGIEFEPSWFPVFYLLREGGPIAMTDMAARLDVSHSAISQMVSSLRKKGLVALVEDGEDGRKKKVSLTKAGKNLLHKVKPVWTSMDLAMQTLWEDKAYLKQFLAALDQLEGQLEKHVLSAKVLAFMPDLDYQLVRLQERPYQGHFESFKQESENRFLDLPEGVLLWGVWHANSLIGALALLPTKHPNNYMLWQVFVKTDFRKKGLATALLHQAYSDLELEKANSNLYIQSPEMPLIRLLIKEAFTFTINTYQTLAS, from the coding sequence ATGAATTTCTACCAACAAGCAGCAGGCTTAATTCTTGGGACTCGATTGAAGCGACTTAGCGAGAAATTTCTTCAGGAAATCGGGCTGATTTATCAAGAATTGGGAATTGAATTTGAACCAAGTTGGTTTCCTGTTTTCTATTTATTGCGGGAAGGGGGGCCTATTGCTATGACCGATATGGCCGCAAGGCTAGACGTTTCGCATTCTGCTATTAGTCAGATGGTGAGTAGTCTCCGAAAAAAGGGATTGGTCGCTTTGGTCGAGGATGGGGAAGATGGCCGCAAAAAGAAAGTTAGCCTAACCAAAGCGGGAAAAAACCTGCTGCATAAAGTAAAACCTGTGTGGACTTCAATGGATCTGGCCATGCAGACCTTGTGGGAAGACAAAGCCTATTTGAAGCAATTTTTAGCGGCCTTGGATCAACTGGAAGGGCAATTGGAAAAACATGTTTTATCTGCCAAAGTATTGGCCTTTATGCCTGATTTAGATTACCAATTGGTGCGTTTGCAGGAGCGGCCCTATCAGGGGCATTTTGAAAGCTTCAAGCAGGAGAGTGAAAACCGATTCCTGGATTTGCCGGAGGGGGTGTTATTGTGGGGGGTATGGCATGCCAATAGCTTGATAGGGGCATTAGCCTTGCTGCCAACCAAACATCCCAACAATTACATGTTGTGGCAGGTGTTTGTGAAGACGGATTTTCGTAAAAAGGGATTGGCAACGGCGCTTTTACACCAAGCCTACAGCGATTTGGAGCTGGAAAAAGCCAATAGCAATTTGTATATCCAGTCACCCGAAATGCCTTTAATCCGCTTATTAATTAAAGAGGCCTTCACTTTTACCATCAATACTTATCAAACCTTAGCATCATGA
- a CDS encoding L-serine ammonia-lyase → MESISAFEIIKVGIGPSSSHTMGPWKAAEMFLALLEEAHPIEAIQQLKIYLYGSLALTGIGHGTDVAVLMGLSGEDYTQIDTDTIPHRVAVIKSQSKLLLNGKYLLPFSYESDIIFAMNQFLPFHANGMRFEAFLKDGQGFSKEYFSVGGGFVATEEDRIINKDPIETAYPCHKAQDIATNCHKLGLTVSDLVMLNEQAWRSVEETRALALSIWKEIKACIFRGVNKTGQLPGGLGVKRRASELNARLLKGASYEKLEDWLDLIKKAENSFTNINKWVSCFALAVNEENAAFGRVVTAPTNGASGVIPAVLMYGYCFEKLEEEHIIRFLLVAGEIGTIFKKNATISAAMGGCQAEIGVSSAMAAAGLTEVLGGTPEQVLMAAEIAMEHHLGLTCDPIGGLVQIPCIERNTMGSIKAITASHIALESDPSAAKVSLDSVIKSMWETAKDMHHNYKETSAGGLAVNVSVILPEC, encoded by the coding sequence ATGGAATCCATTAGTGCCTTTGAGATCATCAAAGTAGGCATAGGTCCATCGAGCTCACATACGATGGGGCCTTGGAAAGCTGCCGAAATGTTTCTTGCCTTATTGGAGGAGGCCCATCCTATTGAAGCTATTCAGCAGCTTAAAATTTACCTTTACGGCTCGCTTGCCTTGACCGGTATCGGCCATGGAACGGATGTGGCAGTGCTCATGGGCTTGAGTGGAGAGGATTATACCCAAATTGATACAGATACCATTCCACATCGGGTAGCGGTCATCAAAAGCCAATCAAAGCTATTATTGAATGGCAAATACTTGCTCCCTTTTTCCTATGAAAGTGATATCATTTTTGCCATGAATCAATTCCTGCCTTTCCATGCCAATGGGATGCGCTTTGAGGCATTCCTGAAAGATGGACAAGGTTTTTCCAAGGAATATTTTTCCGTTGGAGGCGGGTTTGTGGCCACCGAAGAAGATAGAATTATCAATAAGGACCCAATCGAAACGGCTTATCCTTGTCATAAAGCGCAAGATATTGCGACCAATTGCCATAAGTTAGGATTGACGGTCAGTGACTTGGTGATGTTGAATGAACAAGCCTGGCGTTCAGTAGAGGAGACCCGGGCTTTGGCTTTGTCGATCTGGAAAGAGATCAAGGCTTGTATTTTCAGAGGTGTAAATAAGACAGGGCAATTGCCAGGAGGGTTGGGGGTAAAAAGGCGAGCATCTGAATTGAATGCGCGTTTGCTAAAAGGTGCCAGCTATGAAAAGCTGGAAGATTGGTTGGACCTGATTAAAAAGGCGGAAAATTCTTTCACCAATATCAACAAGTGGGTGAGCTGTTTTGCATTAGCCGTAAATGAAGAAAATGCGGCCTTTGGCAGAGTAGTGACAGCGCCGACCAATGGGGCGTCAGGTGTTATTCCTGCAGTGCTTATGTATGGCTATTGTTTCGAAAAACTGGAAGAGGAACATATTATCCGCTTTCTACTGGTAGCTGGCGAAATTGGCACTATTTTCAAAAAAAATGCGACCATTTCAGCTGCGATGGGTGGCTGCCAGGCTGAGATCGGGGTATCCTCCGCGATGGCAGCTGCTGGCCTGACGGAGGTCCTTGGCGGCACTCCCGAGCAAGTCCTGATGGCCGCAGAGATTGCGATGGAGCATCACCTGGGGTTAACGTGTGATCCCATTGGAGGGCTGGTTCAAATCCCCTGTATCGAGCGAAATACGATGGGCTCCATTAAGGCCATTACGGCTTCCCACATCGCTTTGGAAAGCGATCCAAGCGCAGCCAAAGTGAGCTTAGATAGTGTGATCAAATCAATGTGGGAAACCGCTAAAGACATGCATCATAACTACAAAGAAACCTCGGCGGGCGGCCTGGCGGTTAATGTTTCTGTTATTTTGCCGGAATGTTAG